In Paeniglutamicibacter kerguelensis, one genomic interval encodes:
- a CDS encoding MBL fold metallo-hydrolase yields MPAQIQNIVTSGTFSLDGGTWDVDNNVWIIGDDSEVFVIDPAHEPAKIREAVGDRTVKAVLLTHGHDDHIRYAREFADLVDAPVHLNPADAMLWEAIFPGTAADHEISDGDTFEVAGTTLVALHTPGHSPGSTCFYVESLGTLFSGDTLFNGGPGATGRSYSSFETIIDSIRERLLTLPAETVVNTGHGDATSIGAEAPNLDEWIKRGH; encoded by the coding sequence ATGCCGGCACAGATCCAGAACATCGTCACCTCCGGCACGTTCTCGCTGGACGGCGGCACGTGGGACGTGGACAACAACGTGTGGATCATCGGGGACGACTCCGAGGTCTTCGTGATCGACCCGGCGCACGAGCCGGCCAAGATCCGCGAAGCGGTCGGGGACCGCACCGTCAAGGCGGTGCTGCTCACCCACGGGCACGACGACCACATCCGCTACGCCCGCGAGTTTGCGGACCTGGTCGACGCACCGGTCCACCTGAACCCGGCCGATGCGATGCTCTGGGAAGCGATCTTCCCGGGCACCGCCGCGGATCACGAGATCTCCGACGGGGACACCTTCGAGGTTGCCGGCACCACCCTGGTGGCCCTGCACACCCCCGGGCACTCGCCGGGCTCCACCTGCTTCTACGTCGAATCACTGGGAACCCTGTTCTCCGGCGACACACTGTTCAACGGCGGACCGGGAGCCACCGGGCGCAGCTACTCGAGCTTCGAGACGATCATCGACTCGATCCGTGAGCGCCTGCTGACCCTGCCGGCCGAAACGGTCGTGAACACCGGGCACGGGGATGCCACCAGCATCGGTGCCGAGGCACCGAACCTGGACGAGTGGATCAAGCGCGGCCACTAG
- a CDS encoding ornithine cyclodeaminase family protein: MGAATETAPRWYGSREVAAAISPARARALIEAALLDDFDPANDPARVNTPAGGGHLLLMPSVIGAWAGIKVASVGPNNPEHGRPRIQATYVLMDSLTLSPQALMEGSLLTALRTPAVSAVAANKLAAPDAGTLLVFGTGLQAWGHIEAMAEIRTLSEVWISGRSARKVEEMVGKARGLGLAARAAEAGDVENADIIVCATSAGEPLFDGSLVKDGAAIVAMGSHETDRRELDANLMGRARVVVEDVQTALREAGDVVMAIEEGRLDAGALLTLSNLVRGNVARATDRPNVFKGTGMSWQDLAVAVGVHGDTPRNVA; this comes from the coding sequence ATGGGCGCCGCAACCGAAACCGCACCACGCTGGTACGGCTCGCGGGAAGTTGCCGCGGCCATTTCCCCGGCGCGCGCCCGCGCACTGATCGAAGCCGCATTGCTTGACGACTTCGACCCGGCCAACGACCCGGCACGCGTGAACACGCCTGCCGGCGGAGGCCATCTGTTGCTGATGCCCTCGGTCATTGGAGCCTGGGCAGGAATCAAGGTCGCCTCCGTGGGACCGAACAACCCGGAGCATGGCCGCCCGCGCATCCAGGCGACCTACGTCCTGATGGACTCGTTGACGCTGAGCCCGCAGGCGCTCATGGAAGGTTCGCTGCTCACCGCCCTGCGCACCCCGGCTGTTTCGGCCGTGGCCGCCAACAAGCTGGCGGCACCGGATGCCGGGACGCTGCTGGTCTTCGGAACGGGCCTGCAGGCCTGGGGCCACATCGAGGCAATGGCCGAAATCCGCACGCTGTCCGAGGTCTGGATTTCGGGGCGCTCCGCCCGGAAGGTCGAGGAGATGGTGGGCAAGGCCCGCGGCCTGGGTCTCGCGGCCCGTGCGGCAGAGGCCGGGGATGTGGAAAACGCGGACATCATCGTGTGTGCCACCTCTGCCGGTGAGCCGCTTTTCGACGGTTCCCTGGTCAAGGACGGTGCCGCCATCGTGGCCATGGGTTCACACGAAACGGACCGCCGCGAACTGGACGCCAACCTCATGGGCCGTGCCCGGGTGGTCGTCGAGGACGTCCAGACCGCGCTGCGCGAGGCCGGTGATGTGGTCATGGCCATCGAGGAAGGCAGGCTGGACGCCGGCGCGCTGCTGACCTTGAGCAACCTGGTGCGCGGGAATGTTGCCCGGGCAACGGACCGCCCGAACGTCTTCAAGGGCACAGGCATGTCTTGGCAGGACCTTGCCGTTGCCGTGGGCGTGCACGGGGACACACCCCGGAACGTGGCCTGA
- a CDS encoding amino acid permease codes for MPEPATRAVLSTRKVVFLVIAAAAPMGAMVGNVPLALTRTNGIGLPVAFVIASVILLCFSVGYAAMNARVVNSGAFYTYIARALGKPAGTAGAYVALVGYTSMALGIGAAFGYFTHLVFAGLGMSVPWYVFTAFAILLVAFLGYRSAELSAKVLGVLMVLEFAVLIIFNILVVGTKGAAAFPAESFTPNQAFSGTLGIGLLFALTSFIGFESAAIYGEESKNPERTVPRAMYIAVASISAFYVVTAWIIIGAAGGPDAPAMAEAQLGDMVFNLARQYGGEILYDATAVLLCTSVLASYLALHNAASRYLFALGGEGMLPAALGRYHARHLSPHISSLVITATTALVMGTMAALGADPYTVIAASLVGLGTLGIVFVQAATAVAVLVFFWRRPDRSLWRGIVAPAVGAAGLGAGFILVTLNYSVLTGSDNALVNLVPLLLPLTAVVGVFVSLRQRRANPAAYAAFAASRLRRRSADSLGDGAPATYTRSYCLVGGGPASMAMARALIVEGVPFDWFEKNSDFGGIWDMKNTGTPMYNGAHFISSKYTSGFHGFPMPQDYPDYPRWDQVRDYLRGFGRAAGLYGHVTFNTEVTEARLQTDGSWSVRLSDGTRREYDGVVAAPGTTWHPNAPQLPGQELFTGRIRHSATFADGAELRGKRVLVLGGGNSGVDIACEAARNADAAFLSVRRGYRYFPKHIGGIPTDALVAGILEPPRGVSLSGDLGQVIDSLVGDLTRLGLPAPDHDALASHPIMNGQVLHHLSHGDLVAKGDVVRLTGRGAVFADGSAEDIDEILLATGYEYRIPFLDPELLDWASGRPRLYLNVFPRRVDSLYVLGFIEFADAAYKRFDEMAQLVLMDIRARETGVHREELQALKATDQPDLSGGISYVDSPRHAGYVGSQAYQSYLAELRDRFGWPDVDDDSLAAPAADADPAADPADNGREDPELMDATS; via the coding sequence ATGCCCGAACCCGCAACACGAGCTGTCCTGTCAACACGCAAGGTCGTCTTCCTTGTCATCGCGGCCGCGGCTCCGATGGGGGCGATGGTGGGCAACGTCCCGCTGGCGCTCACCCGCACCAACGGCATCGGACTGCCCGTCGCGTTCGTGATCGCCTCGGTGATCCTGCTGTGCTTCTCGGTGGGCTACGCGGCCATGAACGCGCGGGTCGTGAACTCCGGTGCCTTCTACACATACATTGCGCGGGCCCTGGGCAAGCCGGCCGGCACCGCCGGCGCCTACGTCGCGCTTGTCGGCTACACCTCGATGGCCCTGGGCATCGGGGCCGCGTTCGGCTATTTCACCCATCTGGTCTTCGCGGGGCTCGGCATGTCCGTGCCCTGGTACGTCTTCACCGCCTTCGCGATCCTGCTGGTTGCTTTCCTGGGCTACCGCAGCGCCGAGCTCTCCGCCAAGGTGCTGGGCGTACTGATGGTCCTGGAGTTCGCTGTCCTGATCATTTTCAACATCCTGGTTGTCGGCACCAAGGGTGCGGCTGCCTTCCCCGCCGAATCCTTCACCCCGAACCAGGCCTTCTCCGGAACGCTCGGCATCGGGCTGCTCTTTGCCCTGACCAGCTTCATCGGCTTCGAGTCGGCGGCGATCTACGGCGAGGAATCCAAGAACCCGGAACGCACCGTCCCGCGCGCCATGTACATTGCGGTGGCCTCGATCTCCGCCTTCTACGTGGTGACGGCGTGGATCATCATCGGCGCAGCCGGCGGCCCGGACGCGCCGGCCATGGCCGAGGCGCAGCTCGGGGACATGGTCTTCAACCTGGCCAGGCAGTACGGCGGCGAGATCCTCTACGACGCGACGGCCGTGCTGCTATGCACCAGCGTGCTGGCCTCCTACCTGGCCCTGCACAACGCCGCAAGCCGCTACCTGTTTGCGCTCGGCGGCGAGGGCATGCTGCCCGCGGCGCTGGGTCGCTACCATGCCCGCCACCTGAGCCCGCATATCAGCAGCCTTGTCATCACGGCAACCACGGCGCTGGTCATGGGCACCATGGCCGCGCTCGGCGCGGACCCCTACACCGTCATCGCCGCAAGCCTGGTGGGACTGGGAACGCTGGGCATCGTCTTTGTGCAGGCCGCGACGGCCGTCGCGGTGCTCGTCTTCTTCTGGAGGCGGCCGGACAGGTCGCTCTGGCGCGGCATCGTGGCCCCGGCCGTCGGCGCTGCCGGCCTCGGCGCCGGTTTCATCCTGGTGACGCTCAACTATTCTGTCCTCACCGGCTCCGACAACGCACTGGTCAACCTGGTGCCGTTGTTGCTGCCGCTCACAGCCGTCGTTGGCGTGTTTGTGTCCCTGCGCCAGCGCCGCGCCAACCCCGCGGCCTATGCGGCGTTCGCCGCTTCCCGGCTGCGGCGCCGCTCCGCCGATTCCCTCGGGGACGGCGCACCGGCGACCTACACCAGGTCCTACTGTTTGGTCGGCGGCGGCCCGGCCTCCATGGCGATGGCCCGCGCACTCATCGTCGAGGGCGTGCCGTTCGACTGGTTCGAGAAGAACTCCGACTTCGGCGGCATCTGGGACATGAAAAACACCGGCACCCCCATGTACAACGGCGCGCATTTCATCAGCTCGAAGTACACCAGCGGCTTCCACGGATTCCCGATGCCGCAGGACTACCCGGACTACCCGCGCTGGGACCAGGTCCGCGACTACCTGCGCGGGTTCGGCAGGGCCGCGGGGCTCTACGGACACGTCACGTTCAACACGGAGGTCACCGAGGCGCGGCTGCAGACCGACGGGAGCTGGAGCGTGCGGCTCTCCGACGGCACACGGCGCGAGTACGACGGTGTGGTCGCGGCGCCCGGGACAACCTGGCACCCGAACGCCCCGCAGCTTCCGGGGCAGGAATTGTTCACCGGGCGGATCCGGCATTCGGCCACGTTCGCCGACGGCGCCGAACTGCGCGGCAAGCGCGTGCTGGTGCTTGGCGGGGGCAACTCCGGGGTGGACATCGCCTGCGAGGCGGCCCGCAACGCCGATGCCGCGTTCCTCTCGGTGCGCCGCGGCTACCGCTACTTCCCCAAGCACATCGGCGGAATTCCCACCGACGCGCTCGTTGCCGGCATCCTCGAACCGCCCCGCGGCGTGAGCCTCTCCGGGGACCTCGGCCAGGTGATCGACTCCCTGGTGGGAGACCTGACCCGGCTGGGCCTGCCGGCGCCCGACCACGACGCGCTGGCCAGCCACCCGATCATGAACGGCCAGGTGCTGCACCACCTGTCCCACGGCGACCTGGTCGCCAAGGGCGACGTCGTGCGCCTGACCGGACGCGGCGCGGTGTTTGCCGACGGCTCCGCCGAGGACATCGACGAGATCCTGCTGGCCACCGGCTACGAGTACAGGATCCCGTTCCTCGACCCGGAACTGCTGGACTGGGCCTCGGGCCGCCCGCGGCTGTACCTGAACGTGTTCCCGCGCCGGGTCGATTCGCTCTACGTGCTGGGCTTCATCGAGTTCGCCGATGCCGCCTACAAGCGCTTCGACGAGATGGCGCAGCTGGTGCTTATGGACATCAGGGCCAGGGAAACCGGGGTGCACCGCGAGGAGCTGCAAGCGCTGAAGGCCACCGACCAGCCCGACCTGTCCGGCGGCATCAGCTACGTAGACTCCCCCAGGCATGCGGGCTACGTCGGGAGCCAGGCCTACCAGTCCTACCTGGCGGAGCTGCGCGACAGGTTCGGCTGGCCGGACGTGGACGACGATTCGTTAGCGGCACCCGCGGCGGACGCGGATCCCGCCGCCGACCCAGCGGACAACGGGCGCGAAGACCCCGAGCTGATGGATGCAACGTCCTGA
- a CDS encoding lipoate--protein ligase family protein, translating into MSLWNPDADHTLHVLHDVPGGDPAADLMGGIELLGSVRDGRSPATLRLYRPDPTMAFGQRDVRLPGYELAVEKSREHGFAPVVRKAGGRAAAYHRGTVILDHVEPAGEAMLGHQQRFQVLGQLYADALRRGGIDARVGAIPGEYCSGDFSVHGLPGAQSPTRHAVKLVGTAQRVISGAWLFSSVFVIEDSAPIRAVLDDVYQVMGIEMDPSSVGAADDLVPGYTVERFTEHLLAEYALHAELVGAPPVGTMQ; encoded by the coding sequence ATGAGCCTTTGGAATCCCGATGCCGACCACACGCTGCACGTCCTGCATGATGTGCCCGGCGGCGACCCGGCGGCCGATCTCATGGGAGGCATTGAGCTGCTGGGATCCGTCCGCGACGGCCGCTCGCCCGCAACGTTGCGGCTGTACCGGCCGGACCCCACGATGGCCTTCGGCCAGCGCGATGTCAGGCTGCCGGGCTACGAATTGGCGGTTGAAAAATCGCGCGAGCACGGCTTTGCCCCCGTGGTGCGCAAGGCCGGCGGCCGTGCGGCGGCCTACCACCGCGGAACCGTGATCCTGGACCACGTGGAGCCCGCGGGCGAGGCCATGCTGGGCCACCAGCAACGCTTCCAGGTGCTGGGGCAGCTGTATGCCGATGCACTGCGGCGCGGAGGCATCGATGCCCGCGTGGGGGCGATCCCGGGGGAGTACTGCTCCGGTGATTTCAGCGTCCACGGGCTGCCGGGCGCGCAATCCCCGACGCGGCACGCAGTGAAACTGGTGGGGACGGCCCAGCGGGTCATCTCCGGCGCGTGGCTTTTTTCCAGCGTGTTTGTCATCGAGGACTCCGCGCCCATTCGTGCCGTGCTCGATGACGTCTACCAGGTCATGGGGATCGAGATGGACCCGTCCAGCGTGGGCGCCGCGGACGACCTGGTTCCCGGCTACACCGTGGAACGGTTCACCGAACACCTGCTCGCCGAGTACGCGCTCCATGCGGAGCTCGTCGGTGCGCCGCCGGTCGGCACAATGCAGTAG
- a CDS encoding heavy metal translocating P-type ATPase, producing the protein MLPLIKRYPVVVVTLIVLLATLGMLGTGWGQLAQLVASAFALGLAVHLGWGMAKDIARGHWGIDVLAFTAILATVVVGEYLAALIICLMLSGGEALEDYAQMRATKSLSSLLERVPVWAHRVEADGTIHDVRVAELMVADAVLVRPGEILPVDGVLLDPEGSFDESSLTGESMPVYKIAGESLLSGAVNGARAITLRASATAADSQYSRIVELVTEAAASRAPVVRLADRYAVPFTMLAYVIAGAAWWASGDPVRFAEVLVVATPCPLLIAAPVAFMGGMSRAARTGVIVKDGGTLERLAAVKSVAFDKTGTLTQGIPQLRSIHPVEGMGEEELLSLVAAAEQYSSHVLAASIVAAASDRSLAISAVRDASEVATHGVSALVGKRRVLVGKPAWIKSHVPDVRHYELASGESSVYVAVDGHFAGVLVLADALRPDAAETLWQLRSMGIQDLLMLTGDQQATADHIAGELGLTRVRAECMPEDKVNFVRGLTRRPVMMVGDGVNDAPVLAASEVGVAMGARGSTAASQSADVVIMTERISQAAQAVRIGKDTVHIAVQSIWLGIVLSVLLMLVAATGVLPAILGALSQEIVDLLTIFNALRALKGTQKFEVRPGSHSQGREAVAPGVNRPAE; encoded by the coding sequence ATGCTGCCATTGATCAAGAGATACCCGGTGGTCGTGGTCACGCTGATCGTACTGCTGGCCACATTGGGCATGTTGGGTACAGGGTGGGGGCAGCTGGCGCAGTTGGTTGCCAGTGCCTTTGCGCTGGGCCTGGCCGTGCACCTGGGCTGGGGTATGGCCAAGGACATTGCCCGGGGCCATTGGGGAATTGATGTCTTGGCCTTTACCGCGATCCTGGCCACCGTCGTGGTGGGCGAATACCTGGCGGCCCTCATCATTTGCCTCATGCTCTCGGGTGGCGAGGCCCTGGAGGACTATGCGCAGATGCGCGCCACGAAATCCCTGTCATCGCTGCTGGAACGTGTCCCGGTATGGGCGCACCGGGTTGAAGCAGACGGAACCATTCACGATGTGCGGGTGGCCGAACTGATGGTGGCGGACGCGGTGCTGGTGCGTCCCGGAGAAATCCTGCCGGTTGACGGGGTGCTCCTTGACCCCGAGGGCTCTTTTGACGAATCTTCACTTACCGGGGAATCGATGCCGGTATATAAAATCGCCGGCGAATCCCTGCTCTCGGGGGCGGTGAATGGGGCGCGCGCCATCACACTGCGTGCCAGCGCGACCGCTGCGGACTCGCAATACTCGCGAATTGTCGAACTGGTCACCGAAGCCGCTGCCTCGCGGGCCCCCGTCGTCCGTCTGGCTGATCGCTACGCCGTTCCCTTCACGATGCTCGCCTATGTCATTGCGGGTGCTGCCTGGTGGGCCAGCGGCGATCCGGTGCGCTTTGCCGAGGTGCTGGTGGTGGCGACCCCTTGCCCCTTGCTCATCGCGGCACCTGTTGCCTTCATGGGAGGCATGAGCCGGGCAGCGCGCACCGGTGTCATCGTCAAGGACGGCGGAACACTGGAGAGGCTTGCCGCCGTGAAATCGGTTGCCTTTGACAAGACCGGAACCCTGACCCAAGGCATACCCCAGCTTCGTTCGATCCACCCGGTCGAGGGAATGGGGGAAGAGGAATTGCTGTCGCTGGTCGCCGCAGCAGAACAGTACTCCTCGCACGTCTTGGCGGCCTCGATCGTGGCGGCCGCCAGTGACCGGTCGCTGGCCATCTCCGCGGTCCGGGACGCCAGCGAGGTGGCCACCCATGGGGTCAGTGCGTTGGTGGGGAAACGAAGGGTATTGGTGGGCAAGCCGGCATGGATCAAATCCCACGTCCCGGACGTGAGGCATTACGAGCTTGCCTCGGGTGAATCCTCGGTCTATGTCGCCGTCGACGGGCACTTTGCCGGGGTTCTGGTGTTGGCCGATGCGTTACGGCCAGACGCCGCGGAAACACTGTGGCAACTACGCTCCATGGGCATCCAAGACCTGCTGATGCTCACGGGAGACCAGCAGGCGACCGCCGACCACATTGCCGGCGAACTGGGATTGACTCGGGTGCGCGCCGAATGCATGCCGGAGGACAAAGTCAACTTTGTGCGCGGGCTGACACGCCGCCCGGTCATGATGGTCGGCGACGGAGTCAACGATGCCCCGGTACTGGCTGCTTCGGAGGTTGGTGTTGCCATGGGTGCGCGGGGGTCCACCGCTGCCTCACAAAGCGCGGACGTGGTCATCATGACGGAGCGCATTTCCCAGGCGGCTCAGGCAGTGCGCATTGGAAAAGACACCGTACACATCGCAGTGCAATCCATTTGGCTTGGAATCGTGCTCTCCGTACTGCTCATGTTGGTGGCCGCCACCGGAGTATTGCCGGCAATCCTTGGAGCCCTGAGCCAAGAGATCGTTGACCTGCTGACCATATTCAACGCCTTACGCGCGCTGAAGGGCACTCAAAAGTTCGAAGTTCGACCAGGTTCGCACTCACAAGGTCGGGAAGCAGTCGCTCCGGGCGTCAATCGGCCTGCAGAGTAA
- a CDS encoding potassium channel family protein, with product MGWALIYLPHLPAGFVYADGVPQHGNFTEAIYISMVSLSTVGYGEIAPATPPLRFIMAAQAVTGFGLLTATVSWILQTYPALSRRRALAHDLNLLREAAGPPGVLSLEPGHATALLESLARNVSTVSIDLLAFNETYYFNEAKQRGSLPATVAYAQQLASDAITSANADLRFAGRMLHASLDDLAEVLRGKFGHSGPTSSAVFLSYETRHRHRRNPDSETS from the coding sequence ATGGGATGGGCACTCATATACCTTCCGCATCTGCCGGCCGGATTCGTCTACGCCGACGGTGTGCCCCAACACGGCAACTTCACAGAAGCCATATACATCTCGATGGTCAGCCTGTCCACGGTCGGCTATGGCGAAATCGCCCCGGCCACGCCTCCACTCCGGTTCATCATGGCTGCCCAGGCAGTGACCGGGTTCGGACTGCTCACGGCCACGGTCTCCTGGATTCTTCAGACGTACCCCGCGCTGAGCCGTCGCCGCGCCCTGGCCCACGACCTGAACTTGCTCAGGGAAGCGGCCGGCCCTCCGGGCGTCTTGTCATTGGAACCCGGGCATGCCACCGCACTGCTCGAATCACTGGCCAGGAACGTTTCCACGGTCAGCATAGACCTGCTGGCATTCAATGAAACCTACTACTTCAATGAGGCAAAGCAACGAGGTTCGTTGCCCGCGACCGTTGCCTACGCACAGCAATTGGCCTCCGACGCAATCACCAGCGCAAACGCTGATCTCCGGTTCGCTGGTCGCATGCTGCATGCTTCGCTCGATGACCTGGCCGAAGTTCTTCGTGGGAAATTCGGCCACTCGGGCCCGACGTCATCCGCAGTGTTTCTAAGCTACGAGACACGCCATAGACACCGCCGAAATCCGGACAGCGAGACCAGCTAG
- the ligD gene encoding non-homologous end-joining DNA ligase yields the protein MSAQELEVDGATVRLTNPGKVLYPESGTTKLDVAMYYLQVAPVLLPWAKNRPATRKRWVDGVGTEACPGKSFFQKNLDAATPEWVQRQRVHHMDHDNIYPLVNDARTLVWLAQTATLEIHVPQWKLASDGVPQNPDRLVLDLDPGEGTGLSECAAVALLVRVALAQIGFDSLPVTSGSKGMHVYARLDGQKTSGEAADLAHELALSIEHDHPEMVVSRMGKELRRGKVFIDWSQNWPGKTTVAPYSLRGRMLPTVAVPRSWDEIDQVGLGQLAYREVLARVEAGINPGL from the coding sequence ATGAGCGCGCAGGAACTGGAGGTTGATGGTGCAACGGTCCGGCTTACCAATCCCGGGAAAGTTCTGTATCCGGAATCCGGCACCACCAAGCTGGACGTGGCCATGTACTACCTGCAGGTTGCCCCAGTTTTGCTTCCGTGGGCTAAGAACCGGCCCGCAACCCGCAAGCGATGGGTGGACGGCGTGGGGACGGAAGCATGCCCCGGCAAGAGCTTCTTCCAGAAGAATCTTGATGCAGCCACCCCGGAGTGGGTGCAGCGCCAGAGAGTGCATCACATGGACCACGACAATATCTATCCTCTTGTCAACGACGCACGGACGTTGGTGTGGTTGGCGCAGACAGCGACCCTCGAGATCCACGTTCCACAATGGAAGCTTGCCTCCGACGGCGTTCCCCAAAACCCGGACCGGCTGGTGCTCGACCTGGACCCGGGGGAGGGAACTGGATTGTCCGAATGCGCCGCTGTGGCGCTTCTTGTCCGCGTCGCCCTGGCCCAAATTGGCTTCGATTCGCTTCCCGTTACCAGCGGAAGCAAGGGGATGCACGTGTACGCCCGGTTAGACGGGCAAAAGACCTCGGGCGAGGCCGCAGACCTGGCGCATGAACTCGCGTTGTCGATCGAACACGATCACCCGGAGATGGTGGTCAGCCGTATGGGCAAGGAGCTGCGTCGCGGGAAGGTGTTCATCGATTGGAGCCAGAACTGGCCGGGAAAAACGACGGTTGCCCCGTACTCCTTGCGAGGCAGGATGCTCCCGACGGTGGCAGTACCGCGAAGCTGGGACGAGATCGACCAGGTCGGCCTGGGCCAGCTGGCCTACCGTGAGGTGCTGGCGAGGGTCGAAGCAGGAATCAATCCAGGGCTGTAA
- a CDS encoding universal stress protein yields the protein MLNQAVTSVFGSATPNNVKINLVQGNPKTALVKTSKNAGLLIVGRRGHGGLGGLLIGSVSSSCIAHAKCPVLVVHAPEDGEND from the coding sequence GTGCTCAATCAGGCTGTGACAAGTGTTTTCGGATCAGCAACACCAAACAACGTCAAGATCAATCTTGTACAGGGAAACCCAAAAACCGCGCTCGTCAAGACCAGCAAGAATGCAGGCTTACTCATCGTTGGCAGGCGAGGACACGGCGGATTGGGCGGGCTCCTTATTGGCTCGGTCAGCTCCTCCTGCATCGCACACGCCAAATGCCCCGTCCTGGTGGTTCACGCACCGGAAGACGGTGAGAACGACTGA
- a CDS encoding uridine kinase family protein translates to MGAVPKQHMPLILLGGASGSGKSYLAHRFGRPHVELDNFYREISENTADSPLPQTGYGEVDWDHSGTWNCDKAVDGLVELLETGQTQVPNYSISTSSYDGTHPVELADGPLVAEGIFVSEVLAPLRELGIDVQAFYIDVSASQTALRRFVRDVKERRKPIGFLIKRGHALFRADRQVRARYLEAGFVPMKKKAVKAMLADAAAF, encoded by the coding sequence ATGGGAGCCGTGCCGAAACAACATATGCCCCTGATTTTGCTTGGTGGTGCTTCCGGATCCGGAAAGTCCTACCTCGCCCACCGCTTCGGCCGTCCCCACGTGGAGCTCGATAACTTCTACCGGGAGATCTCGGAAAACACCGCCGACTCCCCGCTCCCGCAGACCGGCTACGGCGAGGTCGACTGGGACCACTCCGGCACCTGGAACTGCGACAAGGCGGTCGACGGCCTGGTCGAGCTGCTGGAAACCGGGCAGACGCAGGTGCCGAACTACTCGATCAGCACCTCCAGCTACGACGGGACGCACCCGGTGGAGCTGGCCGACGGCCCGCTGGTCGCCGAGGGCATCTTCGTGAGCGAGGTGTTGGCGCCGCTGCGGGAACTCGGCATCGACGTCCAGGCCTTTTACATCGACGTCTCGGCGTCGCAGACCGCGCTGCGGCGGTTCGTCCGCGACGTCAAGGAACGCCGCAAGCCCATCGGCTTCCTGATCAAGCGCGGCCATGCGCTCTTCCGCGCCGACCGCCAGGTCCGCGCCAGGTACCTCGAGGCCGGGTTCGTGCCGATGAAAAAGAAGGCGGTCAAGGCCATGCTGGCCGATGCCGCCGCCTTCTAG
- a CDS encoding ATP-binding cassette domain-containing protein → MPRAVPGEVNLWANLTGGQAIDILGNLRGDVNRRRRDQLLQLFDLDPAKKARAYSQGNRQKVSLVSALASDAELLVLDEPTMGFDPLMEAAFRTCILEARAQGRSVLLASHSFAEAESLCDTVTIIQRGRTVESGRLVGLPRLHHTAISVILDDPENPGVHAGSERPRRRRPTRHADRGRCRPGCGPGRSGALEAAQARRHPTVARGAFP, encoded by the coding sequence ATGCCCAGAGCCGTTCCGGGGGAAGTGAACCTCTGGGCGAACCTCACCGGAGGGCAGGCCATCGACATCCTTGGCAACCTCCGCGGCGACGTGAACAGGCGACGCAGGGACCAGCTCCTGCAGCTCTTCGACCTCGATCCCGCGAAAAAGGCGCGCGCCTATTCCCAGGGAAACCGCCAGAAGGTCTCATTGGTCTCCGCGTTGGCTTCCGACGCGGAACTCCTGGTCCTCGACGAACCGACCATGGGTTTCGACCCGCTCATGGAAGCGGCGTTCAGGACCTGCATCTTGGAAGCCCGGGCCCAGGGACGCTCGGTGTTGCTCGCCAGCCACAGCTTTGCCGAGGCGGAAAGCCTCTGCGACACCGTGACCATCATTCAACGCGGCAGGACGGTGGAGTCGGGCAGGCTGGTTGGGCTTCCTCGCCTGCACCACACCGCCATTTCGGTGATCCTGGACGATCCCGAAAACCCTGGCGTCCATGCCGGGAGTGAACGACCTCGTCGTCGACGGCCAACGCGCCACGCTGACCGTGGCCGATGCCGACCTGGGTGCGGTCCTGGCCGGTCTGGCGCTCTTGAGGCCGCGCAGGCTCGTCGCCACCCGACCGTCGCTCGAGGAGCTTTTCCTTAG
- a CDS encoding universal stress protein: MTKIIVGVDGSEASLEALRKASYLAEPLNAQIEAVGCWEFPRMYDGYLMMGIGGLQGER, from the coding sequence ATGACGAAAATCATCGTGGGCGTAGACGGCTCGGAAGCTTCCCTCGAAGCGCTGCGAAAGGCCAGCTACCTCGCCGAGCCTTTGAACGCCCAAATCGAAGCAGTCGGTTGCTGGGAGTTCCCAAGGATGTATGACGGGTACTTGATGATGGGCATCGGGGGGCTTCAAGGAGAGCGTTGA